From one Macrobrachium nipponense isolate FS-2020 chromosome 37, ASM1510439v2, whole genome shotgun sequence genomic stretch:
- the LOC135209370 gene encoding uncharacterized protein LOC135209370, translating into MKDAYYQVELDEESRDLTTFSDGVSLERGVKLNLKKCQIGQKEIKFLGHIISKDGCIPSPDNISAIQEMKPPNNVKETRRFLGMCGFYRKHIKDYAKIAVPLTNLLKEKEPFLWTQKIVNPALNR; encoded by the exons ATGAAAGATGCATACTATCAAGTGGAATTAGATGAAGAGAGTAGAGATTTAACAACTTTTAGCGATGGAGTTTCACT TGAAAGAGGAGTGAAGTTAAATCTAAAGAAATGTCAGATAGGCCAAAAGGAAATCAAATTCTTAGGTCACATAATTTCAAAGGATGGTTGCATACCATCTCCAGACAATATCAGTGCCATCCAAGAAATGAAACCCCCTAATAATGTCAAGGAAACTAGGAGATTTTTAGGAATGTGTGGTTTTTACAGAAAACACATTAAGGATTATGCTAAAATTGCTGTTCCCCTGACTAATCTCTTAAAAGAGAAAGAACCCTTTTTGTGGACACAAAAGATTGTCAATCCAGCTTTGAACAGATGA